The following nucleotide sequence is from Microbacterium arborescens.
CGCGAACCACGTCGACCGCGCGTACCCGCACGTCTTCTGGGCAGGCGCCGGCCCGTGGGTCCTCCGCATAGCGGCGGACATCGTGGCGCTCACGGGCGATCGCTCGATCGTCGACGACCGGCTCTGGGGACTCGTCACCGGTGTACTCGCCTTCGGCGAGACCGCGACAGTCGTCGAGGGCGGCGTCCGCCATTTCTCGCCGAGCTACTCGCCCGAGAACACCCCCGCCGGATCGGCGACGCCACTCGCGATCGATGCCGCCATCGACATCGCGGCATACCGCGACGCCGCCCGCGCGGCCCGTCTGCTCGGGCGCGCTCGGGGCGACGATTCGCTCGACGAACGGTGGGAGGCGCTGGCGAACAGCCTCCCCGACCTCGCCGTGGCACCCGACGGGACGCTGGCCGAGTGGCTCGACCCGGCGACGCCGGAGAACATCGCTCACCGGCACGCCTCGCAGCTGTACCCGCTCTGGTACGAGTCCGACGAGGCGTTCACGGGTGACGGTCCGTCGGCCGCCGCGCTGCGGCAGGCCGCCCGGCGCACGACCGCCGACAAGATCGCGTGGCGAGCACACGATCCCGCTCCCCCGCCGGGCCGGATGGAGATGGCCTTCGGTCTCGGGCAGCTCGGTCAGGCGGCCGCAGCCCTCGGCGATGCGGAAGCGGCGGTGCGGTGCGTCGAGTGGCTCGCTCTTCTGCATTGGCGCCCATCGCTGACGACCACTCACGACGCCGGCAACATCTTCAACCTCGACGCCAGCGGCGCACTGCCCGCCGTCGTCGCCACGATGCTGTGCCGATCGACGCTGGACTCGCTGGAGCTGCTGCCGGCGCTGCCGCCACGATGGCCGAGCGGGAGGATCACCGGGCTCCGGGCGCGCGGCGGAATCGTGATCGATCAGTTGTCGTGGGACGAGCGCGGGGCGACGGCCCAGCTGCGCCGGCTGCCCGCAGCCTCGTGGCTCCGCCCCACCGGCACGACGGCCGTGCGCACCGGATCCGGGTTCACGTGGGAGGACGAGCACGGCCAAGCGGACGGTACCCGGCGGGTCATCGCTCTGGGCGATGGCGCCGTCACCCTGCGGATGCGGCGGAGCGACACGACGGCGGAGGCGCACGGTCGCGACGTCGTAGGCTGAACGGGTGCCCGACCTCGCCTCGCCGCTCATCGCGTGGTACCGCGACAACGCGCGCGATCTCCCGTGGCGACGCCCGGGATTCGGCGCCTGGGGCATCCTCGTGAGCGAGTTCATGCTGCAGCAGACCCCGGTGGCACGGGTGATCCCCCTGCTCGAGGCGTGGCTCGAGCGATGGCCGACGCCGGCGGCCCTCGCCGCAGCCGCCCCGGCCGACGCCGTGCGGCAGTGGGCCAACCTCGGATACCCGCGGCGCGCGCTCTGGCTGCACCGTGCCGCCGTCGAGATCCGCGACCGCCACACGGGCGTCGTGCCCCGCGACGTCGACGATCTGCTCGCGTTGACCGGTATCGGCGACTACACCGCGCGTGCCGTCGCCGTCTTCGCGTATGGCGATCGGCACCCCGTCGTCGATACCAACACCCGTCGAGTCCTGGCCAGAGCCGTTCATGGTCGATCACAGCCCGGGCCGGCAGCCAAGCGCGACCTCGCCGACATGGCCGAGATCCTGCCCGACGACGTCACCGATTCGACGGTCGTGAACGCCGCGGCGATGGAGCTCGGGGCGCTCGTGTGCACGGCCCGGGTGCCACGGTGCGACCTCTGCCCGCTAGCGGACCGCTGCGCCTGGCGTGCCGCCGGCTACCCCGACACCGGCGACACCCGCGTGAAGCAAGCGCGCTACGAAGGGAGCGACCGGCAGACGCGAGGCGCGATCCTCAAGGTTCTGCGGTCAGCCCAGACACACGACGTGGCTGTGGACGATGTCATCGGCGACTGGCCCGACACGGTTCAGCGCGACCGTGCGATCGACTCGCTCGTCTCCGACGGCTTGGTCGAAGCCGTCGACGGCCGGCTGCGCCTCCCCCGCTGACGAAACAGAAGAGGGATGCCGCTGTGCCGCGGCATCCCTCTTCTCAGTCCTCGTCTTCGTCGGCCTCGCGAGGCTTGACGTAGGGGTCGGCTTCTCCCGCGTAGCTCGCGCCCGTCGCGGTGGCCGCCGTGGCGGCATCCCGCTCGCGCGCCTCGCGGAGCAGGTGCTCGATGTGTCCCGCGTTCTCGGGAATGGCATCGAGGATGAACTCGAGAGTCGGCGTGACCCGGACACCGAGCTTCCGGCCGACCTCGCTGCGGAGCATGCCTGTCGCCGCCCGCAGGGCGTCGGCGGAGTC
It contains:
- a CDS encoding A/G-specific adenine glycosylase; translated protein: MPDLASPLIAWYRDNARDLPWRRPGFGAWGILVSEFMLQQTPVARVIPLLEAWLERWPTPAALAAAAPADAVRQWANLGYPRRALWLHRAAVEIRDRHTGVVPRDVDDLLALTGIGDYTARAVAVFAYGDRHPVVDTNTRRVLARAVHGRSQPGPAAKRDLADMAEILPDDVTDSTVVNAAAMELGALVCTARVPRCDLCPLADRCAWRAAGYPDTGDTRVKQARYEGSDRQTRGAILKVLRSAQTHDVAVDDVIGDWPDTVQRDRAIDSLVSDGLVEAVDGRLRLPR
- the rbfA gene encoding 30S ribosome-binding factor RbfA gives rise to the protein MSSERQSRLADRIRVLVAERLEKGLRDPRLGFVTITDVRVTGDLQHASVFYTVYGSDQERADSADALRAATGMLRSEVGRKLGVRVTPTLEFILDAIPENAGHIEHLLREARERDAATAATATGASYAGEADPYVKPREADEDED